CCCGCCCCAGAAATCAGGATGAGTTTCTGGCGTGGTACCAGAATCTCGACGCAGACCTATTCACCGTGAATCCGACTCTAGCGCAAGGGCTGGGAGAACAAGGCGTATTAGCGCCCTTGGACGAGTTCATCGCCGCCGACGACGCGACTCTCATCCAAGGTCACTACCCGTACCTGGTCGACCAGTTTCGATCGGCGAGCGGGCTGTTCGCTTTGCCGGTCGATGCAAACCCCTTGATGGTCCACTATGATCCTGAGTATTTCGCGGAGCGGGGCGTGCCGCCGGTGGACGACAGTTGGAGTTGGGATGACGTAGTGGAGAACGCGGTCCAATTGACGCAACGCAATGAAAGCGGCGACGTGCAGCGCTGGGGACTGTTTACACAAGAGAGCGGATACTGGTGGGCGTTGTGGCAAAACGAGGCAGAGCTGGCCGACCCGGCGACACTGAGGTGCCGGCTACAGGATGCGGCGGCCGCGGAGGCCCTGCACTTCTGTAGCGACCTATTGCACACCCACCGCGTTTCCCCGCCTGCGACGAATGTGTTGGAATGGCAAGTTTCTGAACCGGCGTCACGTCTGTGGCCAGCAATGCTCTACCTGCCGCAGCAGCACTTCTCGCGAGCCGGCTATCGCTGGGCGGCGTTGCCACAGGGCAACGTGCGCAGCGTGCCCGTGGCCGGCAATATGGGCATTGCCATTGCCGCGCGATCGCAGCACAAGGAGACGGCCTATACGGCGCTCAAGGGTCTCGTCGACGTCATGCAGCCGCTCGCAAAAGTGCCCGCGCGGCAGGATGCGGTCGCGCGCCTGAGCGATTTCGATGAGGACCTTCTCCCCGCAGAGATCGCGGCAATTCAGCAATCCATGGAGCATGGACGCGGCCTGCCCCCGAACCCCCTCATGCAGCGCGCCATGGATGCTATGGTGGAAGGCCTCGCGCGCGGGGATAGCGTGGCGACCGTAGTGAACGCTACCTGCTCAGCGCTGTCCGAATAGCGGCAGATCGGGTTTGACGCGCCTATCTCACGATGCCTCTGAACACGTAGGGATTCAATCCGCGAGATTCTACCCGCGTTCGGCGAAGACCGGCGCGAGCATGTTGTCCACCGGCGCGTAGCTGTCGGTGAGTATGACGGCGGGGCGGCTGTCCACGTACTCCCGTAGGCGTGCGGGGTCGAGTATCGTGCTCACCGGCCCATCCGGCAGCAAATCTCCCACAGTGGTATGCAGCGTTGCTTCTGTGAGCGGCTGCTTGCCGGCGACCAACACAAAGGTATTGCGTCCTTCTTGTTCCCAGCCGGGACCTTCTGCCAGCAGATAGACATGGGGGAACACCTGCTCCAGGGTCAGAATCAGCGAGGGCAGAAAGACTCCGTGCTCGAAGGTGTCCACCACGTTTAGCATGTAGTACCCGTCGGGGGTCAGGAGATCGCGCACGATCTCCGCGAACTCCCTCGTCGTCAAATGGTAGGGCACAGAGAGATCGTTAAAGGCGTCGCCGATGATGGCGTGGTATTGCTCGGTTTCCAAACGCTTTACGACAAGGCGAGCATCTTCGTTGTACGTGATGACGCTCGTATCGCGGGGGAGTCCCATCCTCGCATGCGCGATTTCGGTAACCGCCGGATCGATCTCCGCCACCTCGATCACAGCATCGGGATAGACCACTTCCAAGTAGCGGGGGAAGGTGTAACCGCCACCGCCAATGGAAAAGGTACGTATGTCTGTGCGGTCACCGGCGATGAACCGCACAAGTTCAGCATATATCTTGACATAATCGTAGTCTAAGCGCGTGGGGTCTTCCAGGATGCTGTAGCTGTGGATGAGGTGGTCGAGCACGAGGCGGCGCTGGGTGACGTTTTCTTCGAGCTTCTTTTCAGTGACGCGGATGCAAAAGTAGTTGGTTTCAACGTGGCAGGGGGCGGCGAAGGCGCCGCGGGGTTGCAGCGTAATGGCGTCCTGCGCCATTTGCCGGACATAATTCCAGCCGAAGGGCAGACGGTAGGCTTCGCGGCCATAGCTGTAAATGCTCAGCCCGATGAGGAGCAGGGCCCCGCCCCCAAGGAGCAGGCGGCGGTTCCAAAGGTTGCCGAAAATCACCGCCACGAGCAGGAGCAGCAGCGCTACCAGCAAGATGATTGTGCGCGTGCCGAACCACGACACCAGGAAAAATCCGGTGGCAAATGTTCCGGCAATGGCCCCGACCGTGGAGAGGGCATAGATGCGTCCCACGACGCCGCCGGTGCGACTGAGGTCTTCCAACGTCAGCTTAACGACGACCGGTGTGATGGTGCCCATGAACACGCTGGGCAAGAAGAAGACGACGGCAGTGAAGAAGAGAATCTTCAGCATGAGGTGCACGGGGAGGTCTTGCGCGATGCCGGAGATTATGGCTGTCAGGGGCAGGATGGTCAGCGTAAGGATACTGGAGAGGAGAAAGAGCGCGCCCAGCGTAGAGACCGCTGGAAAGCGATCGCCGATGCGCCCGCCCAAGTAGTTCCCGAGGCTGATACCCGCCAGCATTACGCCAATGACGCTGGTCCAGGTGTACAGCGAGACTCCCAGGTAGGGGGCAACCATGCGCCCCGCGGTAAGCTCGACGACCAGAGTGCAAAAACTCGCTATGAAAACAATTGTGCCCGCCCGCCAAGTTCCGCGCATAGGGTTGCCCTTTCGTAGCAGTGCTCGGTAATTTACTTGCTGGGTCGCCGCCCGGCGTACTACCTAATTGAAGTCGGTATCGTTTCTATTGTAGCTGTCACCTTGCCTAGCTCGCATCCTCTACGGTGCTCCGCTAGACTAAGATGAAACGCACGAAGAGAGATTGGAATTCCGTGATATGTCGATGAAGGGTATCACAGCGCGACAGCGTGAAGACATGATGGCGGTGCTGGCGGCTGCTTTGAAGGCGGTGGATCCGGCGCAGGCGGTACGCAACTGCGTGCGCCGAGAGGGTACGCGCTTGGTAGTCGGAGACAACGCATATGATCTCGATTCTTTCAAACGAATTCTCGTCGTTGGCGCCGGCAAAGCCAGCGGGCCGATGGCGCAGGCGCTGGAAGAGATTCTTGAAAGCCGCTTAGAGGGCGGCGTGGTTAACGTCAAGGAGGGCTACGCCGTTGACACGCGACGGATCGAGCTGATCGAGGCCGCACATCCCGTGCCGGATGAGAGTGGCTTGCGCGGTACCGACCGCATTCTGCGGCTGGCGGCGGAGGCGAATGCAGACGACTTGGTTTTCTGCTTGATTTCCGGTGGTGGTTCGGCGCTCATGGAGTTGCCGGCGGGCGAAATCACGCTGGACGATCTTCAGCAACTTACCGACCTGCTGCTGCGCAGCGGCGCCACCATCAACGAGGTAAATACGGTCCGGAAACACATCTCCCAGGTGAAGGGCGGGGGGCTGGCGCGGGCGGCTGCCCCTGCCACGCTGATCGCCCTCATTCTCTCCGACGTGGTAGGGAATCCGCTCGACTTCATTGCTTCGGGTCCTACCGTCCCTGACACGACCACGTTCCAAGATGCGTGGAATCTGCTAGGGAAGTTCAACTTGCAGGACGCAATACCGCAGAGCGTGCGCGCGCAACTTGAGCGCGGCCTGAACCAATCCATACCGGAAACGCCCAAGGAAGGCGACCCAATCTTTGCGCGCACGGCAAGTGTGCTCGTTGGCAGTAACGAGATCGCGGCCCGTGCGGCATTGGACGCTGCACAGAAACTGGGGTATAATGCACTCCTAGTCACCACCTGGGTGGAAGGTGAGGCGCGTGAGGTGGCCAAGGTGATGGCTGGAGTTGCCAAGGGTCTGATTCGTCACCACTCTCCTCTCCTTCCGCCGGCGTGTCTTATCTTCGGTGGTGAAACCACGGTTACGGTGGGCGGTGAGGGCAAAGGCGGGCGCAGCCAAGAAATGGCGCTTGCCGTATCCCTTGCGCTCGACGGCTGGGAAAACGTGGCGGTGATGGCAGTGGGGACAGACGGCACCGACGGTCCCACCGACGCGGCCGGTGGCATTGCGGACGGGACGGTAGCTGCAAGGGCGCGAGCGCTCAACCTGGACCCACTTGCATACCTCGATTCCAACGACTCCTACCATTTCTTGCGGCAGACCGACGCCCTCTTGGTCACCGGGCCAACCAACACCAATGTGAATGACCTGATCTTTGTCTACGCCTTTAGCTAGGAAGATCTTCTAGCTGCCTCGTTCGTTTCCTTCGTTCGGCCGAGTCTCTCGTTCAGTCGTTGGCAGGTATTCTCCACATGGAACTAAGAAACGAGTCCTACCCTCCACTTGATTCGTCAATTCTTCCCCGTGCTCCCGCGCAGCGCTGGCACTCGGTAAGCAGGCGCAGCGACCTGCGGCCCTTATCTCAAGGCCGCAGCAACAGGATATTTCTTGCTCTCGGTATCGGCGTCGTTGTGTTGCTGCTAGGGGTTGGCGCAGTGTGGCTCGTCAGTCAGGTCCTGGCGTCCAATGGTCCTGCGCCGGCCATACAAGACACCGAAGTTGCTCCCGTTACACCTGTTGCACCCACTACCAACGCCCCTACCAATGCGGCTACGGCGGAAGTACCTGCCGCGCCTGAATTCCATGTCGTGCAGCCGGGCGAGGTGCTGACTGCCATTGCGAGGAAGTATAATACGACTGTGGAATACTTAGCCGAATTGAATAACATTGAAAATGTTGACTCGATCCGGGTTGGTCAACGACTGCGACTCGTGCCGGAAGAGCAATAATGCTCGGACGAAGCGTGCATGTGCCAAGTGGAGCATTTGCCACAGCCTGCTCGCACTCTTCCTAGCATTCGTGCTCTGGCTGAGTCTTACCAGTGTTGCCGGCGCGGCGTCGGGCCCGCCGTGGCATTCGGCGCCCGGTGTACTGTCGGGAGAAGTGCTGGCTACCTGGCAGCTTTGGGAAAAGGCGCTTGAGGCCGAGGCATGGACGCAGGATGATCAGTCGTGGGTCCCAAGCAGCCTGCCCTGGCTAATTACCGCGCATCCCACCACCCCTAATGCGGCACTGGCTGCCGGTTCCATGGGACTGCACCGCACCGTGGACGGCGGAATGACGTGGAGCCAACTGCCAGGAATCGTCGCCCCGGTCATCGCAATTGCTTACAAGGCGGGTAATCCTCAGATAATCTTCGCCGGGACAGAATTGGACGGCAACTACCGTAGCGAAGACGGTGGAGTTTACTGGCGCCGCATTAACGCCGGTCTCCCCCGGGACCAACTCGGCAACGTGGTGGGCGCAGTGGCGCTGGCTGCCGACCCAGCCTTGCCGAATACGCTCTTTGCCGCGACGGCGTCGGCGGGAGGCGTTTACCGCTCGCAAGACGAGGGTACCACCTGGCACCTGGCGAATAGCGGGTTGCCGGAGGAGACGATCTCTAGCATTGCAATTTCTGAGAGCGGCTCACCTGCGCTCTATGCGGCTACGCCGAGTGGTCTGTACCTCTCAAGTGATCGTGCGGGCGCGTGGTCGCTAGTCGGCACGCTGCCAATTGAGACGTCCTTAGAACTGCTCCTGGAACCCGGTGCTCCGGGGTTGCTGCTGTTGGTGGCCGAGGACACGATCTATCGCTCGACAAACGGTGGGCTTACCTGGATTGACCTCGACCTGCCGGCTGATATGCCGCCCATTCGCGATGCAGTTCTTGTGAGCGGCGCAGAATTTGCCTACCTCTTCGTCGTCAGCGCGAACGGTCCACATTGGTTACGGCTTACGCCCGCTTCGCCGCAATCGCCCCCACAGACGGAATCGGACACGGCTTCATATATCGATGTTACCGGGCATACCATTCGCGAACCTTTTCTCTCATTCTTCAATTCCCACGGCGGCGTAGCGCGGTTCGGCTATCCGCGAACCGATGCCATCAGCGAAGACGGCAGCACCGTACAATACTTTCAACGGGCTCGGTTGGAGATCACGGAGGAGGAAGCCGGCGAGCGAGTGGTGCAGTCTCAGCTAGGCAGGGCCCGGAGCACGGGTGTGGACCTATCTGTTGCCTCCACACAGTCGGACTCGAATGGAACACAAACGCAGTATGCGGTGGACCAGGTGTTTGCAAACTTCTATGCGAACAACAATGGACGTGAAGCGTTTGGCGTCCCGATTGCTCCGGCGGCGGACGAAGCGCAAATCAACGGCGCTATCCTGTATACACAATACTTTGAATTTGCTCGACTCGAACACCATCCCGGCGCCGCAGCACCAATTCTGTTGGGGCTGATTGGCGATGAATACTTGCTGCAGAAGGGCTGGCTGGAGTAACGCACATGCGCCGCACTCGGATCGTTGCCACAATCGGACCCTCGACGGCGAATGAAGACACGCTCCGCGCCTTGCTGCGGGCCGGCTTGGATGTTGCGCGCATCAACTTTTCACATGGCGACCATCAGACTCAGGCGCGTTCCATTGGTTTGTTGCGCCAGATAGCGGCAGCGGAAGGCGCCAACCTACCTATCATTGGCGATCTTCAAGGCCCCAAGGTACGTGTAGGTGTCGTTGCTGACGAACCCTTGCTGCTTTCCCCGGGTGGTCTGCTTATTCTCGTGGTAGATGGTGACTCAGCCGGTGCGACCGCAAGTGATGGGCTCCACGAATATGCCAGGTCTGTCGATCCCGATGCGCCACGTGTGGATGTCGCGCCGGTGCGATTTGCAGGCCTTGCAGCCGAAACGCGTCCGGGCGATACTGTCCTGTTTGACGATGGACTGATCGCGGTTGAGGTAGTGACCACACGCGTCCAAGCAGGGCAGACCGCAGTCGTTACACGGGTGGTGCGTGGTGGCGAATTGGTGAGCGGCAAGGCGGTTGTAGTGAGGGGTCGGAGCCTCAACCTGCCGAGCCTGACCGCCAAGGACTGGGAGGACGTGCGCTTTGCCGTGGAACAAGAGGTGGACTGGGTTGCCCTCTCCTACGTCCGGTCGGCAACGGATGTAGAGATTCTGCGGCAACTGATGCTGAACTACGGCGCGACGATACCCATAATTGCAAAGATCGAAACCCAGGAGGCGATTGC
This genomic stretch from Chloroflexota bacterium harbors:
- a CDS encoding extracellular solute-binding protein, whose product is MLSRRTFIASTAALAAAACGAPGSATSLPTRSGEGDLIWASTWFSELRVSTGFARRMINTLEAVMAALEADTENPNGPAKGGYTLKSGLVSPEQANPRPRNQDEFLAWYQNLDADLFTVNPTLAQGLGEQGVLAPLDEFIAADDATLIQGHYPYLVDQFRSASGLFALPVDANPLMVHYDPEYFAERGVPPVDDSWSWDDVVENAVQLTQRNESGDVQRWGLFTQESGYWWALWQNEAELADPATLRCRLQDAAAAEALHFCSDLLHTHRVSPPATNVLEWQVSEPASRLWPAMLYLPQQHFSRAGYRWAALPQGNVRSVPVAGNMGIAIAARSQHKETAYTALKGLVDVMQPLAKVPARQDAVARLSDFDEDLLPAEIAAIQQSMEHGRGLPPNPLMQRAMDAMVEGLARGDSVATVVNATCSALSE
- a CDS encoding fused MFS/spermidine synthase encodes the protein MRGTWRAGTIVFIASFCTLVVELTAGRMVAPYLGVSLYTWTSVIGVMLAGISLGNYLGGRIGDRFPAVSTLGALFLLSSILTLTILPLTAIISGIAQDLPVHLMLKILFFTAVVFFLPSVFMGTITPVVVKLTLEDLSRTGGVVGRIYALSTVGAIAGTFATGFFLVSWFGTRTIILLVALLLLLVAVIFGNLWNRRLLLGGGALLLIGLSIYSYGREAYRLPFGWNYVRQMAQDAITLQPRGAFAAPCHVETNYFCIRVTEKKLEENVTQRRLVLDHLIHSYSILEDPTRLDYDYVKIYAELVRFIAGDRTDIRTFSIGGGGYTFPRYLEVVYPDAVIEVAEIDPAVTEIAHARMGLPRDTSVITYNEDARLVVKRLETEQYHAIIGDAFNDLSVPYHLTTREFAEIVRDLLTPDGYYMLNVVDTFEHGVFLPSLILTLEQVFPHVYLLAEGPGWEQEGRNTFVLVAGKQPLTEATLHTTVGDLLPDGPVSTILDPARLREYVDSRPAVILTDSYAPVDNMLAPVFAERG
- a CDS encoding glycerate kinase, whose translation is MSMKGITARQREDMMAVLAAALKAVDPAQAVRNCVRREGTRLVVGDNAYDLDSFKRILVVGAGKASGPMAQALEEILESRLEGGVVNVKEGYAVDTRRIELIEAAHPVPDESGLRGTDRILRLAAEANADDLVFCLISGGGSALMELPAGEITLDDLQQLTDLLLRSGATINEVNTVRKHISQVKGGGLARAAAPATLIALILSDVVGNPLDFIASGPTVPDTTTFQDAWNLLGKFNLQDAIPQSVRAQLERGLNQSIPETPKEGDPIFARTASVLVGSNEIAARAALDAAQKLGYNALLVTTWVEGEAREVAKVMAGVAKGLIRHHSPLLPPACLIFGGETTVTVGGEGKGGRSQEMALAVSLALDGWENVAVMAVGTDGTDGPTDAAGGIADGTVAARARALNLDPLAYLDSNDSYHFLRQTDALLVTGPTNTNVNDLIFVYAFS
- a CDS encoding LysM peptidoglycan-binding domain-containing protein, producing the protein MELRNESYPPLDSSILPRAPAQRWHSVSRRSDLRPLSQGRSNRIFLALGIGVVVLLLGVGAVWLVSQVLASNGPAPAIQDTEVAPVTPVAPTTNAPTNAATAEVPAAPEFHVVQPGEVLTAIARKYNTTVEYLAELNNIENVDSIRVGQRLRLVPEEQ